ACCAGCAGAAAGTGAAGACAGAGAAAAGCGGCGTTACCGGGTTCGTAAGATCTATTACAGGAAACATAAAAGGAATCATTCCTCTGAAGAACATGTTGGGGAAAAGTCTAATGAGTCAATGTCAGAAGAAAAAAGGAACCTACAGCAAGGGGAAGAGGAGGATCATtgggaaggaaaaaaatattcatctgAGCAAATCACCAAGCCAGACACGGAGAAAAGACATTATGATGAAAAGAGACACCACTCAGAAGAAAGTGAAGAGGAAAGACATAGTGATAAAAAAAAGTCCCATTTTGAAGACGGTGAGGAAGAAGGAAACGAGGAACACACCGATGAGAAGAGACAAGAAGAAAGTGAAAAACACCAtagcgaagaagaaagaaacgGCAACCATGAACGTGACAAGTTGGGTCATTACACTGGTGGGGAAGAAAATGAGGAAGAACAAGATCAGCAGCACGAACAGAAAAGGCATGAAGCTGATGTTAGTGATGAGCAGGAAGAACAACATAATCATGATGAAAAAAAGAGACAGCATTCTGAAGAAAGTGAGGCAGAGGAAGAAAGGCAGCCTCATCAAGATAACTTAAAGAAAAGCGAGGACATGGCAGGAGATAAGCAATATTCCGAGGCAAAACGGGATGACTCAAAAGAAAGTGAAGAGGAGATCAAAAAAAGGCATCATCTCAGTGATGAAGACAAAGCAGGAGAAGAGGAAAAACAACGTAAAAAACGTAGCAGTTTAGAAGATCACGAAGAAGACGGAACACAACAGCATTACTCTAAAAAGAAAAGCCATCCTTTAGAAGACaaggaagaagaaacaaagaGACAACACCATGAAGTCAAACGCCACCACTCAGAAGGGAGTGATGAAGAGGAACAAAGACATCATAGTTATGTAAAACGACACCACTCTGAGGAaagacaggaggaggaggaggaagaagagagtgaagaaaaagaagaaaaacagcaatatGAGAAAGAAAAGCATTACCATTCTGAGGAAAgtcaggaagaggaggaggagggcaaGGAAAAGAAGCACCATGAAGACAAGCGCCACCACTCAGAAGAAAGTGAGGAAGTGGAACAAAAGAGACATCACCATGAAGCTAAGCGCCACCACTTAGAAGAAAGTGAGGAAGACAATGAAAAGGATCATAGCAAAGCTAAGCATCACCACTCACAAGAAAGTGAAGAAGAACAGGCAAAATTTAAGCGACATCACCCAGAAGAAAGCGAGGAAGAGAGACCTCATCACGAAGCCAAGCGCCAGCACCCAGAAGAAagcgaggaagaggaggaagagagaCCTCACCATGAAGCCAAGCGGCACCACTCAGAAGAaagtgaagaggaggaggaaaagaGACATCACCTTGAAGCCAAACGCCATCATGCAGGAGAAaatgaggaagaagaggaagacagaCATCATCATGAAGCCAAGCGCCACCACGCAGAAGAAAGCGAGGAAGAGGTGGGAAAGAGACATCACCATGAATCCAAACGGCATCACTCAGGAGAAAGTGAGGAAGATGAGGAAAAGAGACATCATCATGAAGCCAAGCGCCACCACTCAGAAGAAAGTGAGGAAGAGGTGGAAAAGAGACATCACCATGAAGCCAAACGGCATCACTCAGGAGAAAGTGAGGAAGATGAGGAAAAGAGACATCATCATGAAGCCAAGCACCACCACTCAGAAGAaagtgaggaagaggaggaaaagAGACATCACCATGAAGCCAAACGGCATCACTCAGGAGAaagtgaggaagaggaggaaaagAGACATCACCATGAAGCCAAGCGCCACCACTCAGGAGAaagtgaggaagaggaggaaaagAGACATCACCATGAAGCCAAGCGTCACCACTCGGAAGAAAGCAAGGAAGAGTTGGAAAAGAGACATCACCATGAAGCCAAACGGCATCACTCAGGAGAAAGTGAGGAAGAGGAGACAAAAAGACATCACAATGAAGCAAAGCGCCATTACTCAGAGGAAAGTGTTGAGCCAGACAGAGAGGAAGAAGAGGACAAGAGACATCATAATGAGGCCAAGCGTCACCACTCAGAAGAAAGTGAGGAAGAGGAAAGACACTTCTCTATTGAAGAGAAGCACCATCACTCAGAAGAAAGTGAAGAACCACCAGAAAAAAGGCACCTGATAGAAGATAAAAGGCACATTTCAATGGACAACAGCAATGAGGATTTTAGGAAGAGGCATCTTCCTtggaaaaatgtacagtacagtgagGAAGCAAACAATTACCAGAGTGAAGATGAACAAGACAGGGAAGATGATGAAAATGCCTTCCATGATGTAGAAACCTCAAATCCCAATCAATGGACCTATAAGGAGAAATCTACCAATAGGCAACATCCACAACATCCATATTTGAGGCAGCTATGGTGGCCTAAAAGTTACAATGTTCAAAATAACCTAAGAGCAAGTAACCTTGGACGTGAAGAAAATAGACGACTAGATGCCAAGCGCCAGTATGGAGACCTTGAAGAAGAAGACTGGTGGGACAAGAGGCATGACAGTATGCCATACTGGGAACAGGAGGAGAAAAGGAATTACCTCTCTGCGCATAGTTTCCCAGAGAAGAGGCAATATGGCAGTaacaggatggatgagcttgcaAAGCTGTTAAATTATAAAAAGTCTGTTCCATTCCCGGACACCGAGTCAGAAGAGAAGCAAAGTCACCATGAGTTAAGaggggaattgaagagtctccaTCAGAAACCTTTAACACAAGAAGAGGTGAGATgatgttttgttttaaactgcATTCATTTAAAACTGAGATTTGAGAGAGTCCACACAACAGTTTTCTAGAAGTCAggagaaatgaaagagaaaagggAGAAGGCCAATTGCTCCACGTGGATGGAATGACCAAACTCATTTTTTTAGTAAAAATCCAGCCATTCAGCTGTGCATAACTAGATTTTATGCAAGATTTTCCATAACTACATAGATGGAAGTCACATCTGTGTTTTAGCAAAGGTTATAGTTTCATGTGGGTCTGTGTTAGACCTCCAGTATCACACACTCTTTTAAATCTACAtcatcacacaagacagaacaGTAAGGCAGGAcagaaaatgacacttttattaTGAACTTAACTAATTGTAtccaaaatgtaaataattgaGTAAAAGAAGCATAACCAAAATACCTTCAACCACCTAAGCAGCAGTTCGTCCCGCGTCCATGTCCTTGCTATCAAGTGGTTCTCTCCCTTATTGTGTTGATTTGTCTCTGGTCCAGCTTGGTCTAGGCTACTGCATGGCTTTTGTATGGTGAGAGAAAATGGCCTTACCTACTCAGGATGGAAAACAGCAGGGAGTAGCAGGCATTTGTTGGCCTCAACTATCTAGTCCTTCACACCTCTTGGAGTAGTGGGTGTGACGTTCTCCAAGGACTATGCGCAGGCAGCACTGACCAGTCAACAGTCAGTTCCATCTTGTTCTGGGGAGCATTTCCTGAGAGACTTAAAATACTCCGTAATCAATAATTAACAGAGAAATACTGGCTGCCCAGGGGTGAAATAATAACCCTCCTTGGTCTGGTGCAAGAAGAGCTGGAAACAACAACAAACTGGAATTTTGCCCCAATGTGCAGCTTATGACACCTCTCTGTTTCTGTGCCATCAGTGGATTCTTGCAGACTGCCAGAGCACTTTCAGTAAATTATGGATACCTCTGGTATAGACTTCTCTTATTAGTCATTCACAAAGATTGATGGTTTCCAGCGAATGTACCCCTGACTTTCAGCTAGATGCTAAACACCTGCATGCAAAAGTCTTATCTTGATCAGTCATAAATGTCCCCGAGCAAGGTCATGCCAATACTGCTTCcctgcattttaaaatgacttattGTCAGACATTAAAGAATTACAcccaaaaaattatatattttttaaatgttaccccATATAGTTCGTAGCTGCagccgaaaaaaaaaaaattaatcttatgCTTTCTTggagaaattaaatattgaatactCCAACACAATGTTGCTCTGTGATGATCAATTGTGGACAACcataaaacaatttgaacaatgaaaagtcaCATAACTTAGTCAAACTGTGCAAAATGTGTGCaccttttgctaaaatattttcagttactTCTGGAAAACCATGTACTGAATGTCTCAtttgaattaaaagatttgccTTTCCACCTCATCCATTGGTCATGAAtcctgtctttaattcaaaagcacTGAACTGTGGGAGTGACATTCAATGCAAAGATTTCAGGAATATGttagcaaaaaatgcacacattttgcacAGATTGGCCATACGAATGGATatcagacatgtggattatgcgaagAGTTATGAGAGAGTTAACTTTTTTTCACTCATGGACATTTCTCACATTTGTCCACCATTTTCCAGAATTGGATACTGCAGGGCACTGAAactacaagggtaaatcaaaaaactaaatgcaaatcaaaaatgacaatgtAACTAACTTATACAAGATGACGCAATGCAACACATTCACAATGACTTctgggtagtttgaacatgcacagtacagcgctctgctgttagtctaaagtatctatctatctatctagttgaaaCCAAGGTCAGATGAACATGGACGCTTCACTGTAGGATTGCAATATTGTTGAACAACACTCCTTAGTGAGATTTCTTTAGATAGAGAGAATGAAACAATGATGTACTCCCACAGctgagcatccatgttcatttgaccttggcttcaagtaGACTAAGGGCTGAGCACTAcatgtgtttgaactacccataagccactgtgAATGTGTTGTACTGTGTCAGCTTCTGTTTATTGTAGTTACCGTGTAATTTTCCAAATTGCATTTTGATTCACCCTTGCACATGgggtatgattaaaaaaaaaaaattggggggtTTAGTACTCCTTTAACTTCCTTATTAGGTTAATTGTTTAATATGTTTAGAAACAAACATttataacaattaaaagaaaaaggaaaaaaaaggacacCTATATGCTATATATTACCATTACTTCCTGGAATTTTGTGTTTCGCACCCTGTCCCTGTTTCTTGTTTTTGGTAAAATGTTCCACTTCAGTTTTATTCATGTTAATTACTGTTAACGGGCTtcttttagtttatttaattatctCTAGCTGTAAAAACAGTACTAAAAGTGTTGGTCCCGAACGTCACTGGATAAACGTGTCTCGCGAAAACAATACACCCAAGGATTGTCTGGGCTGTAAAAGTGGCAACAGCATTAGTGCTGATCGTTGCTTGGGAAACTATATAGGCGACAGGCCAGAGTGTTAACCAGGCAATGGTGCAGACACGTTTTGACCTATTATCATAATGGCATCTAGAGGTGGGCGGTAcgaccaaaattctgtatcacggtatttttctaaattctgccggtttcacggtattagacggtatttttttccccatgcatgagtggatgttaaccacattttccactgcaattactgcagtagactgcctaagaataacctattagactgttatgagaattgtacattgtacaaaaagacattttaatgtgcacacaagtattaatccaggtttgcatggccccataaagtgacagttttcaaggggatggcactaaagagaaggaatcacattgcatgacagatgcagtcaaaatatagaacctttaacactagaattaccagggcctacgaaaaaactcgtatatccggcccaccttaaatcgcttcttaaatccgttcacacctctccgccagcatcctttgtcctctaaatgtgctgataaaagacaagctgccagcagccggctattccatccccccaccgacttagaacgtgagcgaacttttcccagctcacgccttgattgtttacctgggagtgaagtggagttttacagtggaaatgatagatcgttatttggaagacacgcatgaaatgcgtgttccgtttctaaagtaatctgtgtaaacacattgttaaaacagaaactttttcatattttagtaataaatgttacaaaatgtagtaggcataaactatagaatatgtaaagcccgagttccaaagatcaaataaacactttcacaaaagcttcaagaatgagttaacagcttctgtggcgtagtgggctaagatttgcctcttagcacagagcagcttttccttgcctcacagacctgagttcgattccccgctggggatgaagtgttgcttttttttcttttcttttacacctcaaacggacataaaatttatacattggtatgcactgtcagttactgagatcgttatattttcatgtgggatgctccttttaaaatatttttttaataattgagactgcaattaacaggaacaactgtccttataatttatttttaagatccataacacacagacagacagagcactgcgtaatagagagacagacaggcagagaagtcactagatatataaataaacagggaagccacgtgtactgaaagaaaaaaagaacaacatgtgcgttgtccctgactctctaagtaagatcgggggaggggtgatgttagagcgcctgcgcttattcagtacagctgggacaacgcacatgttgttctttttttctttcagtacacgtggcttccctgtttatttatatatctagtgacttctctgcctgtctgtctctctattacgcagtgctctgtctgtctgtgtgttatggatcttaaaaataagttataaggacagttgttcctgttaattgcagtctcaattgttaaaaaaatattttaaaaggagcatcccacatgaaaataacgatctcagtaactgacagtgcataccaatgtataaattttatgtccgtttgaggtttaaaagaaaagaaaaaaaagcaacacttcatccccagcggggaatcgaactcaggtctgtgaggcaaggaaaagctgctctgcgctaagaggcaaatcttaacacgctacgccacagaagctgttgaatctttcttgaagcttttgtgaaagtgtttatttgatctttggaactcgggctttaaatattctatagtttatgcctactacattttgtaacatttattactaaaatatgaaaaagtttctgttttaacaatgtgtttacacagattactttagaataatgacctcttatttccactgtaaaactccacttcactcccacataatcaatcaaggcgtgagctgggaaaacttcgctcacgttctaagtcggtggggggatggaatagccggctgccggcagcttgtcttttatcagcacatttagaggacaaaggatgctggcggagaggtgtgaacggatttaagaagcgatttaaggtgggccggatatacgagttttttcgtaggctctggtaattctagtgttaattgaacaaattttgcaaaagcttaaactatgattttgacaacatattttcaaccatccaaagaggcatttagacttagtaaaatatccagaggtgtttgtcaaaagttggattgcactgaataagtcttagaaaaggaataaatagtaaatattttttgtaaaccaactacacttcctgttaatgttaacaatctctgtccactgacacgttaaagtgactttttaaacaattttaccatcattaaactgcataatatttaaattaataaataataacaataaaatacataatagtattactgatagttgcactgttacttcaaggcttcaagcccaggtgcattacacagtattcaccaaattaaaataaaataaaacaagtgcaacttggtgatgacatcttaccaactgtaccatcatttaggcaaactgcattaatacggaccttgcttcaagctaagtatatacataaataataaaaactgcaacttgcatttataatgctgttgtggtatagccctatggaagcgcattagggccactgtgaagaaaaaaaaaaatatggacatggaagaaaaaaacaaactatatttcgagaataaattcgacatgttgactatgtcaagatgaaagtcgacatttccactttactcatggtttattttataattaaagtagaatgttgtaaactaaacttcatcctaaaatcaatgtttaatttactagattttctcaaaccctgtcacaagttaatgcagcacatcaaatactttgtgttaagtgttccccgacccagtcgttaatcactacgtttcttaaactgacttcctccgcactaagagcaggcgcctgcagcaatcaccgcacagaatccattcacttcatgatattcctactctctaccaaaaccccagctcctatctttcctttttctttctccacattaccaatcaccacgcgataaacgtctttgtgaaattaaaactagttattaacttagccgacggagtgttcagaactttaaaaatatcttcgttatacatgtttaattatgccatccattcagagttgtgcccatctctgaatgagtcgatagcacatcgcagaatgaatacaagcaaaacatacactagcaagtacaaaaacaagtgcaacttggcttgcagtattatccagtagtatagaaacagtatttacacatctgaccttttaaaactaaagtatctccaggcgacggacgtgactcctttttttcggcaaaagttcttctgttcatcatgttcaactttacttttagttcagtttcggaatgctctctgtccattttcaccgcgcggcatataCCTATACTACCGCCCACtgtttggtggtgtagcagtgaaaaagagccctagtgcaacaaatctgtgtttagaagtgtagcagtgaaaaaggtccccacttgaacagtttcccgctgcgccacgttccgaatgtcgtttaggcaatttaaaccggcgTTGcgatataagaaaaatccatatcataaaaaaaataaacggttttcggtatgaaccggtataccgcccagcactaatggcatcttttaaaaaatgcttttcagCAACCTaggtgttgcacgctcttgaAAGTGATACaagcagggatgatgaagtgaatctgtcttcaggcggTGAAACTGAAACGCACcgtgaaatcaaaagtgattctgatgaatatGAAGGTGGCACTTGTGTCAactgcacatgtgcagtgtgctattCAAAAGAtaatcagtctggaaagaaaatccgcaAGAAATCACGCTACTATTGTCCCAAGTGTGACGCCGGATTGTGCATTTCACATTTTGCTTCAACATATACCAAatacattttgacagtatatatggtattaccaatatgtttttattacttttaccATAATTATACTTTCTACACCTCTGACTTTATACTTAGTGTTTTacacgttttacagtagaaagatgagattctTATAAATATGTCGTAATTTttgaagccaaaaaatgcaacgctttttacgtttttatttcaagaaaacaaTGTAACACTAATGAGGCTACAGTATGTcctttctgtttcttgttaattgttttactgttttgcgAGAACCCAAGTTAAGGTTAAAGGCACCTGGGTGTTCCGAATTGTACTCAAAGCAAGATGGACAAACTGAGCtctaataaactaaataaatagcTTATTGTGTAAACTAATCACTACAATATCTAAATGAGACACCACACTACTCAGCCCCAAAAGGAGTCTGAATAAAATTTGTTTGGACTCTGACAAAACAAACCACATAAATCACCACTGTTTAGATCACCACCACTAATTGGGAAAGAGAATTACTAACAGAAGTAAATTATAGGTGTACAGGGTTATTACTGTTACATATAcaggagtacagtgaaattcttacttacatatgctaatcaacatgctaCAAATAATTATGATTAGTGAACAGGATcaccttacctcaaaactgttTTTCTGACACAGAAGATCCTAGAAAAGTCAATACTGTTAGGATAATAATTAATGCACATATTAAACTGAGAaaagacacaaatatatatttttttccccagaaaatCTTCAGACCTgttctctttgacattttgttttgataCTTTGTGCTAAAATCGCttaattgccccccccccccccaaaaaaaaaacacccccccccccctcaattccccagaatgtcaaagtaaaaacaagattttaggaaattctgaaaaatatgattaaaaaaaactgaaatatccctcAAGTATTCAGATACTTTCCTATGACACTTGAAAATGGGCTCAGATGCCTTCCATTTTTTTTGATCATTACAGAGatttttggagtccacctgtggtcaagatacatacacacactataataatattatatattatatatatatatatatatatatatatatatatatatatatatatatattagtcccACATGTGTGCAAAGGCCAAGCAATGAGGCTGAAGCAACTGTCTTTTTTGAGTTTACAggcaggattgtgtcgaggcacgGATTATCTAGGGgaggctatacaaaaaaaaaaattaaaatcctgcagcactgaatgttcCCAAGAGCACAACTGCGTTTATAATTCTTAGATCTAAGAAGTTGTAAACTAGCTGGCCACCagtctaaactgagcaatcatgggagaaggaCCATGGTAAGAGAGGTTACCAAGAACCTGATGATTACTCTGGCTGAGCTCTGGAGAACCTGCGTGGTGaggagagaaacttccagaaaaacaaccaccactgcaacccTCCACTAATCCGTGCTTTATGGCAGAGAGGCCAGGTGACACATGAaaacccacttggagtttgcaaaaaggcacctagaGGACTCTCAAACTgtgacaaacaacaacaacatttatttctatagcacattttcatacaaataatgtagctcaaagtgctttacatgatgaagagaaaaaaaaaagacaaagtaagaattaaaataagacaacactaattgacatagaataagagtaaggcccgatggccagggaggaaagaaaaaacaaaaataaactccagacggcaggagaaaaaaaaaaaaaaatctgcaggggttccagaccatgagaccgcccagccccttcATGTTACAAacaagattctgtggtctgatgaaactgAGACTGAACCCTTTAGCCTCCATACTAAGCATCACATCTGGAATAAAACCagacaccactcatcacctgtgcaatacaaCTCTTATCAGTAAAGCATGCTCGTGAATAcattatgctgtggggttgtttttcagtggtgtGAATTGGGACACTAGTCAGGGTTGAAATTGGAATGGAATAAAGTACaaagatatctttaatgaaaacctgctcagaaCCAAAGACTGTGCTCAAAGGTTCTCCTTCCGACAGTACAAGGactctaaacacaaagcaaaggcaGTAGAAGAGTATCTTAGGGACAACTTTGAACCACCCTGTGCGGTACACAAACAGGGGTTAGATAGTACAACATTTTAGGGGGTCTTGActtaaaagtttgggaacccctattCTAAAAGTATTCCATTATTGATGAACAAGAAGGTCGAAATTTATGATAGctgcttttgatttaaaactcTCTTAGACAGTCCAAAGGATAAAACCATCAATACTTACAAACTTTGTACAGGccaatttaaatatcattaaagtcCTTGGTTTTTATCACTTAAGAGCCAAGCATATATGGATGTCACGGTTACAAACTATAACATCAGGCTGCAAAATCTGTGAGAGACTAGAATCCAAGAATGTACAACTCAAATTGCGTCCATGAATAAAACCAAATCTAAAAAGCATTAACTACTGCTATTTATTGCACAAAAAGATCACATCAGACTGCAGTGCTCCAAGAATAATTGAGGATACAGGGATGTGAGATGTCATTCAGTGAGGTCCGACAGTTCTTACAATAGCCCTAATATCTGTACCTGGACACATTTACAATGGTACGGACTTCTTTGTGCCCTTTGACAGGATTAATATTCAAGGATGGGTATATTTATAATTCTTGAAACcaacaaaaatgttacaaagaCAGCACTGCCATTATGTATTTGAGATTAATGCACAAGGTCACAACAAGCTACTGCCTCTCTCTCA
The sequence above is drawn from the Erpetoichthys calabaricus chromosome 15, fErpCal1.3, whole genome shotgun sequence genome and encodes:
- the LOC114666059 gene encoding glutamic acid-rich protein isoform X42, with translation MKLLPCLLAVSCTLGVISALPISTEEREQNAVKECIVEVLSNALGKANAPPVDPSCKDILQKSPKHETTEKIDEEPLKSDEGNKEEQVEDIKRHQEEVNKNESEEARRQQKEYDKRHYKEKDERNHKEETGEESSSAEERRHHEKETKRHPLSREDDLKQDQPEEKRDESYENSQDVTDGIYAGHYKRSESYDNSQDVTDGIYTSHYKRGESYDNSQDVTDGIYTNHYKRGEEDSGEEQGLETQQHPRSSNEPAESEDREKRRYRVRKIYYRKHKRNHSSEEHVGEKSNESMSEEKRNLQQGEEEDHWEGKKYSSEQITKPDTEKRHYDEKRHHSEESEEERHSDKKKSHFEDGEEEGNEEHTDEKRQEESEKHHSEEERNGNHERDKLGHYTGGEENEEEQDQQHEQKRHEADVSDEQEEQHNHDEKKRQHSEESEAEEERQPHQDNLKKSEDMAGDKQYSEAKRDDSKESEEEIKKRHHLSDEDKAGEEEKQRKKRSSLEDHEEDGTQQHYSKKKSHPLEDKEEETKRQHHEVKRHHSEGSDEEEQRHHSYVKRHHSEERQEEEEEEESEEKEEKQQYEKEKHYHSEESQEEEEEGKEKKHHEDKRHHSEESEEVEQKRHHHEAKRHHLEESEEDNEKDHSKAKHHHSQESEEEQAKFKRHHPEESEEERPHHEAKRQHPEESEEEEEERPHHEAKRHHSEENEEKRHHHEAKRHHSEESEEEEKRHHHEAKRHHSEESKEELEKRHHHEAKRHHSGESEEEETKRHHNEAKRHYSEESVEPDREEEEDKRHHNEAKRHHSEESEEEERHFSIEEKHHHSEESEEPPEKRHLIEDKRHISMDNSNEDFRKRHLPWKNVQYSEEANNYQSEDEQDREDDENAFHDVETSNPNQWTYKEKSTNRQHPQHPYLRQLWWPKSYNVQNNLRASNLGREENRRLDAKRQYGDLEEEDWWDKRHDSMPYWEQEEKRNYLSAHSFPEKRQYGSNRMDELAKLLNYKKSVPFPDTESEEKQSHHELRGELKSLHQKPLTQEEENELDNLSAMDLELQKIAEKLHGNHRG
- the LOC114666059 gene encoding sarcoplasmic reticulum histidine-rich calcium-binding protein isoform X3, with protein sequence MKLLPCLLAVSCTLGVISALPISTEEREQNAVKECIVEVLSNALGKANAPPVDPSCKDILQKSPKHETTEKIDEEPLKSDEGNKEEQVEDIKRHQEEVNKNESEEARRQQKEYDKRHYKEKDERNHKEETGEESSSAEERRHHEKETKRHPLSREDDLKQDQPEEKRDESYENSQDVTDGIYAGHYKRSESYDNSQDVTDGIYTSHYKRGESYDNSQDVTDGIYTNHYKRGEEDSGEEQGLETQQHPRSSNEPAESEDREKRRYRVRKIYYRKHKRNHSSEEHVGEKSNESMSEEKRNLQQGEEEDHWEGKKYSSEQITKPDTEKRHYDEKRHHSEESEEERHSDKKKSHFEDGEEEGNEEHTDEKRQEESEKHHSEEERNGNHERDKLGHYTGGEENEEEQDQQHEQKRHEADVSDEQEEQHNHDEKKRQHSEESEAEEERQPHQDNLKKSEDMAGDKQYSEAKRDDSKESEEEIKKRHHLSDEDKAGEEEKQRKKRSSLEDHEEDGTQQHYSKKKSHPLEDKEEETKRQHHEVKRHHSEGSDEEEQRHHSYVKRHHSEERQEEEEEEESEEKEEKQQYEKEKHYHSEESQEEEEEGKEKKHHEDKRHHSEESEEVEQKRHHHEAKRHHLEESEEDNEKDHSKAKHHHSQESEEEQAKFKRHHPEESEEERPHHEAKRQHPEESEEEEEERPHHEAKRHHSEESEEEEEKRHHLEAKRHHAGENEEEEEDRHHHEAKRHHAEESEEEVGKRHHHESKRHHSGESEEERHHHEAKHHHSEESEEEEEKRHHHEAKRHHSGESEEEEEKRHHHEAKRHHSGEKLEKRHHHEAKRHHSGESEEEETKRHHNEAKRHYSEESVEPDREEEEDKRHHNEAKRHHSEESEEEERHFSIEEKHHHSEESEEPPEKRHLIEDKRHISMDNSNEDFRKRHLPWKNVQYSEEANNYQSEDEQDREDDENAFHDVETSNPNQWTYKEKSTNRQHPQHPYLRQLWWPKSYNVQNNLRASNLGREENRRLDAKRQYGDLEEEDWWDKRHDSMPYWEQEEKRNYLSAHSFPEKRQYGSNRMDELAKLLNYKKSVPFPDTESEEKQSHHELRGELKSLHQKPLTQEEENELDNLSAMDLELQKIAEKLHGNHRG